In a genomic window of Flammeovirga agarivorans:
- a CDS encoding alpha/beta hydrolase translates to MENQKEWVSIKMDAPFYTNGNQSEETEHLWFLFHGYGQLAEHFMRRFDIVDPKKHHVVALQGLSRFYLDNKYEKIGASWMTRMEREKDIIHQKRYIDEVYYDRLFNTKAFDVKKNFFAFSQGGATLMRWLKNTQPEVDSIVMWGADFPHELSPEDFSFLNEEVNLIYVIGENDPFLEMIKLERIKKLLNDLTCNTEIVTFKGGHHVHRETLQKIINKLYSK, encoded by the coding sequence ATGGAAAACCAAAAAGAATGGGTGAGTATAAAAATGGACGCACCGTTTTATACTAATGGAAATCAATCGGAAGAAACTGAGCATCTTTGGTTTCTTTTTCATGGATACGGACAACTGGCAGAGCACTTTATGAGACGCTTTGATATCGTTGATCCAAAAAAACATCATGTAGTTGCATTACAAGGCTTATCTAGGTTCTATTTAGACAATAAGTATGAAAAAATTGGAGCTTCTTGGATGACTCGAATGGAAAGAGAAAAGGACATTATTCATCAGAAAAGATATATTGATGAAGTGTATTATGACCGCCTTTTCAATACTAAAGCATTTGATGTGAAGAAAAACTTTTTTGCTTTCTCTCAAGGGGGAGCAACACTGATGCGATGGTTAAAAAATACTCAGCCAGAAGTGGATTCGATTGTCATGTGGGGAGCTGATTTTCCACATGAACTGAGTCCCGAAGACTTTTCTTTTCTAAATGAAGAAGTCAACCTCATTTATGTAATTGGAGAGAATGATCCTTTTCTTGAAATGATCAAGTTAGAAAGGATTAAAAAACTATTGAATGATTTAACTTGTAATACAGAAATTGTTACCTTTAAAGGAGGACATCATGTACACCGTGAGACACTTCAGAAAATAATAAACAAACTATATAGTAAATGA
- a CDS encoding phospholipid scramblase-related protein produces the protein MNSLLNRNTFFVKEHVGMFKAANNYDIYDPETNQIILECREDNLGFFTKILRFTDYKTLTPFEVEIRTPQGEKVLTVKRGVSLWLSKVEVFDERDQLVGYFKQRFFSIGGKFEVFDPNDVSLCMLKGKWTSWDFRFVKDDFEFAHVSKEFAGIMKEMFTTADNYALEINPEVPENHPLRLLILGAVMCIDMVLKER, from the coding sequence ATGAACTCACTCTTAAATAGAAATACGTTCTTTGTAAAAGAACATGTTGGGATGTTTAAAGCAGCGAACAACTACGACATCTACGATCCAGAAACCAATCAAATTATCCTTGAATGTAGAGAAGATAACCTAGGCTTTTTTACTAAAATCTTAAGATTTACAGATTATAAAACACTTACTCCATTTGAAGTGGAGATAAGAACACCACAAGGAGAAAAAGTACTAACAGTAAAGAGAGGAGTATCCCTTTGGCTATCAAAAGTTGAAGTATTCGATGAAAGAGATCAGTTAGTAGGATATTTCAAGCAAAGATTCTTCAGTATTGGAGGTAAGTTCGAAGTTTTTGATCCAAATGATGTATCACTTTGTATGTTGAAAGGAAAGTGGACTAGTTGGGATTTCAGATTTGTTAAAGATGATTTCGAATTTGCTCATGTATCTAAAGAGTTTGCAGGTATCATGAAAGAAATGTTTACTACTGCAGATAACTATGCTTTAGAAATCAATCCAGAAGTACCAGAAAACCATCCATTACGATTATTAATACTTGGTGCAGTTATGTGTATCGATATGGTATTAAAAGAAAGGTAA
- a CDS encoding RluA family pseudouridine synthase, which translates to MAKNILENIIIQLLDDQPIRLFDYVLSNSNVISSRNGLKKALRDKRVLLDGTPITGAEWAIDQQNIEILEEKATPPKEFKLELKVLFEDEYLAVVYKPAGIPVSGNQFKTIENALQYNLQPSDVIDAMPWPKPCHRLDAPTSGVLLIAKTRKARISLGQQFEDKIIKKKYHAVVMGKIEKDGDIKIPLDDKACHSSYSRISYIPSLRSEYLSIVELSPHTGRTHQLRRHMQSIGHPIVGDKEYGEEGNIIEGKGLFLSSVEISFIHPIYEERQTIKAPQPDKFEKLLLRETKMWDKYNND; encoded by the coding sequence ATGGCAAAAAATATCCTTGAAAATATAATTATTCAGTTATTAGATGATCAACCTATACGTTTATTTGACTACGTATTATCAAATAGTAATGTCATCTCTTCAAGGAATGGTTTAAAAAAAGCGTTAAGAGACAAACGTGTCCTATTGGATGGTACTCCAATTACTGGAGCTGAGTGGGCTATTGATCAACAGAACATAGAGATTCTTGAAGAAAAAGCTACACCTCCAAAAGAATTTAAATTAGAGCTAAAAGTACTTTTTGAAGATGAATACTTAGCTGTAGTCTATAAACCTGCCGGTATTCCTGTTAGTGGAAATCAGTTTAAAACCATTGAAAACGCTTTACAATATAATTTACAGCCTAGTGATGTTATCGATGCGATGCCCTGGCCTAAACCCTGCCATCGTTTAGATGCTCCGACATCAGGTGTTTTACTGATTGCCAAAACAAGAAAAGCTAGAATAAGTCTCGGACAACAATTTGAAGACAAAATCATAAAGAAAAAGTACCATGCTGTCGTTATGGGAAAAATTGAAAAGGATGGAGACATTAAGATTCCATTAGATGACAAAGCTTGTCATAGTTCATATTCCCGTATTTCATATATTCCTTCTTTAAGATCTGAATACCTTTCTATTGTAGAATTATCTCCACATACAGGAAGAACACACCAGCTCAGAAGACATATGCAGTCCATCGGGCACCCTATTGTAGGTGATAAAGAGTATGGAGAAGAAGGAAATATCATTGAGGGCAAAGGACTATTCCTATCTTCAGTAGAGATTTCATTTATTCATCCTATCTACGAGGAGCGTCAAACAATAAAAGCTCCTCAACCTGACAAGTTTGAGAAGCTTCTACTGCGTGAAACAAAAATGTGGGACAAGTACAATAACGATTAA